The following coding sequences are from one Lolium rigidum isolate FL_2022 chromosome 6, APGP_CSIRO_Lrig_0.1, whole genome shotgun sequence window:
- the LOC124666021 gene encoding probable NADPH:quinone oxidoreductase 2, producing the protein MEGSTTAAAPAKRARRTLRVAAISGSLRRASANTGLIRAAAKLCEESIPGLQIDHVDISDLPLVNTDLENTGGNVFPAAVEAFRDRVRDADCFLFASPEYNYSISGPLKNALDWGSRPPNVWADRAAAVVSASGKSGGKRMVYHVRQVGVFLDIHFVNKPEGFVQAHYPASKFNGDGNLIDQETEEQLRKILLSLQAFALRLIHGKTVAESEQGS; encoded by the exons ATGGAAGGCTCGACGACGGCAGCCGCTCCGGCGAAACGGGCGAGGCGGACGTTGAGAGTGGCGGCGATCTCGGGCTCGCTCCGCCGGGCGTCGGCCAACACCGGCCTCATCCGCGCCG CGGCGAAGCTGTGCGAGGAGTCCAT CCCGGGGCTGCAGATCGACCACGTCGACATCTCCGACCTGCCGCTCGTGAACACTGACCTCGAGAACACCGGCGGCAACGTGTTCCCGGCAGCCGTCGAGGCGTTCCGGGACAGGGTCCGCGACGCCGACTGCTTTCTCTTCGCCTCGCCCGAGTACAACTACTCCATCTCGGGCCCGCTGAAGAACGCGCTGGACTGGGGGTCGCGGCCGCCGAACGTGTGGGCGGACAGGGCCGCCGCCGTCGTCAGCGCgtcggggaagtccggcgggaagcggatggtgtaCCACGTCCGGCAGGTCGGGGTGTTCCTGGACATCCATTTCGTCAACAAGCCGGAGGGTTTCGTCCAGGCGCACTATCCGGCCAGCAAGTTCAACGGCGACGGGAACCTGATCGACCAGGAGACGGAGGAGCAGTTGAGGAAGATCCTGCTTTCGCTGCAGGCCTTCGCGCTCAGGCTCATCCATGGCAAAACTGTTGCAGAGTCTGAGCAGGGGAGTTAG
- the LOC124659952 gene encoding putative lipid-transfer protein DIR1, giving the protein MTNRKTVVLAALLVLAVALAAAPWHAHAVCDMSNDDFMLCQPAAAATTDPEPEPSPECCATLGKANLKCLCGYKNSPWLNLYNIDPKRAMELPAKCGLTTPPDC; this is encoded by the coding sequence ATGACCAACAGGAAGACGGTGGTGCTGGCAGCGCTCCTCGTTCTCGCGGTGGCTCTCGCCGCGGCGCCCTGGCACGCGCACGCCGTGTGCGACATGAGCAACGACGACTTCATGTTGTGccagcccgcggcggcggcgacaacggACCCGGAGCCGGAGCCGTCGCCGGAGTGCTGCGCGACGCTGGGGAAGGCGAACCTCAAGTGCCTCTGCGGCTACAAGAACTCCCCCTGGCTCAACCTCTACAACATCGACCCCAAGCGAGCCATGGAGCTGCCGGCCAAATGCGGCCTCACCACGCCGCCCGACTGCTAG